In Alistipes ihumii AP11, a genomic segment contains:
- the upp gene encoding uracil phosphoribosyltransferase gives MMIRILDRENDTLLNKFIAQMRDVGVQGDSMRFRRNLERTGEVMAYEISKTLHYSMRTVETPLGEAEVALPDDQIVIATILRAGLPFHQGFLNYFDDAQNAFVSAYRKYSKDGSFRIHVEYISTCELSGKTLLLVDPMLATGASLALTFQALVEKAGRPRRTILAAAIASEEGLEYAKKHFSAQDTSIWCGTVDSELTVKSYIVPGLGDAGDLAYGDKM, from the coding sequence ATGATGATAAGAATACTGGACCGGGAAAATGATACCCTGCTGAACAAGTTTATCGCCCAAATGCGCGATGTCGGCGTGCAGGGCGACAGCATGCGGTTCCGCCGCAATCTGGAACGCACGGGCGAGGTAATGGCCTACGAGATCAGCAAGACGTTGCACTATTCGATGCGTACGGTCGAGACGCCGCTGGGCGAGGCGGAAGTCGCGCTGCCGGACGATCAGATCGTCATCGCGACGATCCTGCGCGCCGGTCTGCCCTTTCATCAGGGCTTCCTGAACTATTTCGACGACGCGCAGAACGCGTTCGTTTCGGCCTATCGAAAGTACAGCAAAGACGGCAGCTTCCGTATTCATGTCGAGTATATCTCGACGTGCGAGCTGTCGGGCAAGACGCTGCTGCTGGTCGATCCGATGCTGGCCACCGGCGCGTCGCTGGCGCTGACCTTTCAGGCGCTCGTCGAGAAGGCGGGCCGTCCGCGCCGGACGATTCTCGCCGCCGCGATCGCCAGCGAGGAAGGTCTCGAGTATGCGAAAAAGCACTTTTCGGCTCAGGATACGTCGATCTGGTGCGGCACGGTCGACTCGGAGCTGACGGTCAAGTCGTACATCGTACCCGGGCTGGGCGACGCGGGCGATCTGGCCTACGGCGACAAAATGTAA
- a CDS encoding HRDC domain-containing protein has translation MENPELELARRFVERTATSVFLTGKAGTGKTTFLRELRARSPKRMIVLAPTGVAAINAGGVTIHSFFQLAFAPYVPESERGIAPDRPREAVRFSRQKIAIIKSIDLLVIDEISMVRADVLDAVSDVLRRFRDRRKPFGGVQLLLIGDVRQLAPVVRDEEWALLRTFYDSPFFFDSKALKQTDYVGIELQRVYRQSDGRFVELLNRVRDGRVDRNVLDELNRRYVPGFRPGDDEGYITLTSHNHTADAINERRLAELDAPSHTFEAEIEGAFPEYLYPTHPSLMLKKGAQVMFVKNDPSPEKRYYNGRIGTVTALDENRVEVLPRGESVPIAVEPAEWTNAKYVIDPDSKEISERIEGRFVQYPLRTAWAITIHKSQGLTFDRAVIDAAASFSHGQVYVALSRCRSLDGLVLSSPLDERCIVGDPTVQGFCERVSSERPDGTELERRSRAYYRDLLLELFDFDSLGASLRRLGDFVAEHFGKLYPKLALQWQQGTAEFGASVTDVARRFRLQLESLLRSDESERLRERVVKGAAYFAEQCGRVVAPLIEASYVETDSKETRKALAGLLDLSGERLRVKTATLEAASGGFDVFRHLEARARVAAEGAAARTKKETKATAGEDVLHPELFERLRLWRREQAAEAGVPAYVVMSQQALLGIANLLPGSSAELGRIKGVGPKLVERYGEQVLSIVALYRAERGDDLDFEVRRQASEASDRESPRTESGAEKERRTGGRTSKTREDTRLATLRLLEEGLDVPAIARERGLRPMTVTRHIADLIGQGVLRAERFLPSDKIETIARYLGDHPGETLTRVCEALGGDVSFRDVLYVRSSLSCDSDTADG, from the coding sequence ATGGAGAATCCCGAACTGGAACTGGCCCGCCGCTTCGTCGAACGGACGGCAACCAGCGTATTTCTGACCGGCAAGGCCGGCACGGGCAAGACGACTTTCCTGCGCGAGCTGCGCGCGCGCAGTCCGAAGCGGATGATCGTTCTGGCGCCGACCGGCGTAGCCGCGATCAATGCCGGCGGCGTGACGATCCATTCGTTCTTCCAGCTCGCGTTCGCCCCCTACGTTCCGGAGTCGGAGCGGGGGATCGCGCCGGACCGGCCGCGGGAAGCGGTGCGCTTCAGCCGGCAGAAGATCGCTATTATCAAGAGCATCGACCTGCTTGTGATCGACGAGATCAGCATGGTGCGCGCCGACGTGCTCGACGCCGTGAGCGACGTGCTGCGCCGCTTCCGCGACCGCCGCAAACCGTTCGGCGGAGTGCAGCTGCTGCTGATCGGCGACGTGCGGCAGCTGGCTCCGGTCGTGCGCGACGAGGAGTGGGCGCTGCTGCGGACATTTTACGACTCTCCTTTTTTCTTCGACTCGAAGGCGCTGAAGCAAACCGATTACGTCGGTATCGAGCTGCAGCGCGTCTACCGCCAGAGCGACGGCCGCTTCGTCGAGCTGCTGAACCGCGTGCGCGACGGCCGGGTCGACCGCAACGTGCTCGACGAGCTGAACCGCCGCTATGTCCCCGGCTTCCGTCCCGGGGACGACGAGGGCTACATCACGCTCACGTCGCACAACCATACGGCCGACGCGATCAACGAGCGGCGGCTTGCCGAACTCGACGCTCCTTCGCACACGTTCGAGGCCGAAATCGAGGGGGCCTTTCCCGAATATCTTTATCCGACGCATCCGTCCCTCATGCTGAAGAAAGGGGCTCAGGTCATGTTCGTCAAGAACGATCCGTCGCCCGAGAAGCGCTATTACAACGGGCGGATCGGCACGGTCACGGCTTTGGACGAAAATCGGGTCGAGGTGCTTCCCCGGGGCGAGAGCGTCCCGATCGCCGTCGAACCGGCCGAGTGGACGAATGCGAAATACGTGATCGACCCCGACTCGAAAGAGATTTCCGAACGGATCGAAGGACGGTTCGTGCAGTATCCGCTGCGGACGGCCTGGGCGATTACGATCCACAAGAGTCAGGGTCTTACTTTCGACCGGGCCGTGATCGATGCCGCCGCGTCGTTTTCGCACGGGCAGGTCTATGTCGCGCTGAGCCGGTGTCGCAGTCTGGACGGGCTCGTGCTCAGTTCGCCGCTCGACGAGCGCTGCATCGTCGGCGATCCGACTGTGCAAGGGTTCTGCGAGCGGGTGTCGTCCGAACGACCCGACGGGACGGAACTTGAGCGGCGGAGCAGGGCTTATTACCGCGACTTGCTGCTCGAACTGTTCGACTTCGACTCGCTCGGCGCGTCGCTCCGCCGGCTCGGGGATTTCGTCGCCGAGCATTTCGGCAAGCTCTATCCGAAGCTGGCCCTCCAGTGGCAGCAGGGGACCGCCGAGTTCGGCGCGTCCGTGACGGATGTCGCCCGGCGATTCCGTTTGCAGCTCGAGAGCCTGCTTCGCAGCGACGAAAGCGAACGGCTGCGCGAGCGCGTCGTGAAGGGCGCGGCCTATTTCGCCGAACAATGCGGGCGAGTCGTCGCCCCGCTGATCGAGGCCAGCTATGTCGAAACCGACAGCAAGGAAACACGCAAGGCGCTCGCCGGCCTGCTCGATCTTTCCGGCGAGCGGTTGCGTGTCAAGACGGCCACGTTGGAGGCGGCCTCCGGCGGTTTCGACGTGTTCCGGCATTTGGAAGCGCGGGCTCGGGTGGCGGCCGAAGGCGCGGCGGCACGGACGAAGAAAGAGACGAAGGCTACGGCCGGAGAAGACGTGCTGCATCCCGAGCTGTTCGAGCGGCTGAGGCTGTGGAGACGCGAACAAGCCGCCGAGGCGGGCGTGCCGGCCTATGTGGTGATGAGCCAGCAGGCGCTGCTCGGCATTGCGAATCTGTTGCCCGGGTCGAGTGCCGAGCTCGGACGTATCAAGGGCGTGGGTCCCAAATTGGTCGAACGCTACGGGGAACAGGTTCTTTCGATCGTCGCTCTTTATCGGGCCGAGCGTGGCGACGACCTCGATTTCGAGGTCCGGCGCCAGGCCTCTGAGGCCTCCGACCGGGAGAGCCCGCGTACTGAGAGCGGAGCCGAGAAAGAGCGTCGGACTGGCGGGCGGACTTCCAAAACGCGAGAGGATACCCGGCTCGCTACCCTGAGGCTGCTGGAGGAGGGTTTGGACGTGCCGGCAATCGCCCGCGAGCGCGGACTCCGGCCGATGACCGTTACCCGGCATATCGCCGATCTGATCGGGCAAGGCGTGCTCCGCGCGGAGCGCTTCTTGCCCTCCGACAAAATCGAGACGATCGCACGATACCTCGGCGACCACCCCGGCGAAACGCTGACCCGGGTTTGCGAGGCGCTCGGCGGCGACGTTTCGTTCCGCGATGTCCTTTACGTACGCAGCTCGCTGTCGTGCGACAGCGATACGGCGGACGGATAA
- the folE gene encoding GTP cyclohydrolase I FolE, with protein sequence MNCNYDKEERFDSDTLRALGEHYEAILKLLGEDPAREGLLKTPERVAKAMCFLTKGYDEDPREILLSAKFKEEYRQMVIVKDIELYSLCEHHMLPFYGKAHVAYIPNGYITGLSKIARVVEAYARRLQVQERLTVQIRDCIQKALNPLGVAVVIEASHMCMQMRGVEKQSSSTTTSAFTGAFLTQMQTREEFIHLIKS encoded by the coding sequence ATGAACTGCAACTACGATAAAGAGGAGCGTTTCGACTCGGACACTCTCCGGGCGCTCGGCGAGCACTATGAGGCTATTCTGAAACTGCTCGGGGAGGATCCCGCGCGCGAGGGACTGCTCAAGACGCCCGAGCGGGTCGCCAAGGCCATGTGCTTTCTGACCAAGGGTTACGACGAGGATCCGCGCGAAATCCTGCTCTCGGCCAAGTTCAAGGAAGAGTACCGCCAGATGGTGATCGTCAAGGACATCGAGCTTTACTCGCTTTGCGAGCACCACATGCTGCCTTTTTACGGCAAGGCTCATGTGGCCTATATCCCGAACGGTTATATCACCGGGCTGTCGAAGATCGCGCGCGTCGTCGAGGCCTATGCCCGCCGGTTGCAGGTGCAGGAGCGGCTGACCGTGCAGATCCGCGATTGCATTCAGAAGGCGCTCAACCCGCTCGGCGTGGCCGTCGTCATCGAGGCGAGCCATATGTGCATGCAGATGCGCGGTGTCGAGAAGCAGAGTTCGAGTACGACGACCTCGGCTTTTACCGGCGCCTTTCTCACTCAGATGCAGACCCGGGAAGAATTCATCCATCTGATCAAGTCCTGA
- the frr gene encoding ribosome recycling factor — MTEPKEILDAAQVKMDKIVAHLIDDLASVRAGRASTNLLNGITVDYYGTPTPVSQVASVTVPDARTVLVQPWEKNMIAPIEKAILVANIGLTPSNNGEHIRLNIPPLTEERRKELVKQIRADAETARVGMRAVRRDAVESFKKAQKDGMPEDMAKDGEESVQKLTDKYSKKVDELLAGKEKEIMTV, encoded by the coding sequence ATGACAGAGCCTAAAGAAATTCTGGACGCCGCGCAAGTCAAAATGGACAAGATCGTGGCCCATCTGATCGACGATCTGGCTTCCGTACGGGCCGGCCGCGCAAGCACGAACCTGCTCAACGGAATCACGGTGGACTATTACGGAACGCCGACTCCGGTCTCTCAGGTAGCGAGCGTGACGGTGCCCGACGCCCGGACCGTGCTCGTACAGCCGTGGGAGAAGAATATGATCGCGCCGATCGAGAAAGCCATTCTGGTTGCCAACATCGGCCTGACGCCATCCAACAACGGCGAGCATATCCGGCTGAACATTCCTCCTCTGACCGAGGAGAGGCGTAAGGAACTGGTCAAGCAGATCCGCGCCGACGCCGAGACGGCCCGGGTCGGCATGCGCGCCGTGCGACGCGACGCGGTCGAGTCGTTCAAAAAGGCCCAGAAAGACGGTATGCCCGAGGATATGGCCAAGGACGGAGAAGAGTCCGTACAGAAACTGACCGACAAATATTCTAAAAAAGTAGACGAACTGCTCGCCGGCAAGGAGAAAGAGATCATGACCGTATAA
- the pyrH gene encoding UMP kinase: MPIYKRILLKLSGESLMGTQKYGLSTEVLGSYAEQIAAIAAEGVQIGIVIGGGNIFRGLTGVGRGFDRVKGDQMGMLATVINSLALQGALESAGAKAQVLTSIRMEPVGELYSKAKALELMEEGRIVIVAGGTGNPYFTTDTASALRGVEIEAEVLLKGTRVDGIYTADPEKDPTAEKFSQITFDEVYRRQLKVMDLTAFTMCKQNDLPIVVFDMDTPGNLRKVIDGEQIGTVVRN, translated from the coding sequence ATGCCGATATATAAAAGAATATTACTGAAACTCAGCGGCGAATCGCTGATGGGAACCCAGAAGTACGGACTTTCCACGGAAGTGCTCGGCAGCTACGCCGAACAGATCGCCGCGATCGCGGCCGAGGGCGTGCAGATCGGAATCGTGATCGGCGGCGGCAACATTTTCCGGGGTCTGACCGGAGTCGGCCGGGGATTCGACCGAGTGAAGGGCGACCAGATGGGCATGTTGGCCACGGTCATCAACTCGCTGGCCTTGCAGGGCGCTCTGGAGAGCGCCGGAGCCAAGGCCCAAGTGCTCACGTCGATCCGGATGGAGCCTGTCGGCGAGCTTTATTCAAAGGCCAAAGCGCTGGAACTGATGGAAGAAGGGCGGATCGTGATCGTCGCCGGAGGGACCGGCAATCCCTATTTCACGACCGATACGGCATCGGCGCTGCGCGGCGTCGAAATCGAGGCCGAGGTGCTGCTCAAGGGAACGCGCGTGGACGGAATCTACACGGCCGATCCGGAGAAGGACCCGACGGCGGAGAAATTTTCGCAGATCACTTTCGACGAGGTTTACCGCCGCCAGCTGAAAGTGATGGACCTGACGGCCTTTACGATGTGCAAGCAGAACGATCTGCCGATCGTCGTCTTCGACATGGATACGCCGGGCAACCTGCGCAAGGTAATCGACGGCGAGCAGATCGGCACCGTCGTACGGAACTGA
- a CDS encoding flagellar motor protein MotB, giving the protein MKKLIVAVLVVLLASSCVSNKKFNSMKAEALRLEGELAASRNRLDDMIGQNEKLAAEKARLVADTVRLSGELNDYRRRYKQLLDDGSAESARMLRELEDKEMALSDRSRRVAELEGMLRSREEAIDAIRRKVTDALTGFEGKGLSISIRNGNVYVSMDDKLLFRSGSFEIDPNGARAVRDLSEVLAQNPDINVMVEGHTDDVPYRSNGQLKDNLDLSAKRATTVVRLLLENKQIAPSRIIAAGRGESLPVDPAKTSEARAKNRRTEIILTPKLDELMQLMKNEE; this is encoded by the coding sequence ATGAAAAAGCTGATTGTTGCCGTGCTGGTTGTTCTGCTCGCATCGTCGTGCGTGTCGAACAAGAAGTTCAATTCGATGAAGGCCGAGGCGCTCCGCCTCGAGGGTGAGCTCGCCGCTTCCAGAAACCGGTTGGACGACATGATCGGACAGAACGAGAAACTGGCCGCCGAAAAGGCGCGTCTGGTAGCCGACACGGTCCGTCTGTCGGGCGAGTTGAACGACTACCGCCGACGCTACAAGCAGCTGCTCGACGACGGATCGGCCGAGTCGGCCCGCATGCTGCGCGAGCTGGAGGACAAGGAAATGGCGCTCAGCGATCGCTCGCGCCGCGTAGCCGAGTTGGAAGGCATGCTCCGCAGCCGCGAGGAGGCGATCGACGCGATCCGCCGCAAGGTGACCGACGCGCTGACCGGCTTCGAGGGCAAGGGACTTTCCATTTCGATCCGGAACGGAAACGTGTACGTGTCGATGGATGACAAGCTGCTGTTCCGCTCGGGCAGCTTCGAGATCGACCCGAACGGCGCCCGCGCGGTGCGCGATCTGTCGGAAGTTCTGGCGCAGAATCCCGATATCAACGTCATGGTCGAAGGCCATACCGACGACGTGCCTTACCGCTCGAACGGGCAGCTGAAGGACAACCTCGACCTGAGCGCCAAACGGGCGACGACCGTCGTACGCCTGCTGCTGGAGAACAAGCAGATCGCGCCGAGCCGCATCATAGCCGCCGGGCGGGGCGAATCGCTTCCGGTCGATCCGGCCAAGACGTCCGAGGCCCGCGCGAAGAACCGACGTACCGAAATTATTCTGACGCCGAAGCTCGACGAGCTGATGCAACTGATGAAAAACGAAGAGTAG
- the dxs gene encoding 1-deoxy-D-xylulose-5-phosphate synthase: MTASPYKYLYQVDSPRDLRRLSPDELRAYCGELRHFIIEQLSANPGHLGSSLGVVELAAALHYVFDTPNDKLIWDVGHQAYAHKIITGRRDRFLTNRKLNGLSGFPSMSESEYDAFGTGHASTSISAALGMAAASALRGEKREVIAVIGDGALTGGLAFEGLNNAGAANTDLLVILNDNRMAIDPNVGALKEYLLSISTSKRYNKVKNRTWTHLERMPRLRGLIQKVGGALKQGFLQQSNLFESLHFRYFGPVDGHDVVQLTRVLGDLKEIPGPKLLHVLTVKGKGYRPAEEHQRIWHAPGMFNPETGERMQHAESGRPPLYQDVFGETILELARVDDRIVGITPAMPTGCSLNRMMAEMPERCFDVGIAEGHAVTFSAGLAAAGMIPFCNIYSSFMQRAYDNVIHDVALQHLNVVMCLDRAGLVGEDGPTHHGVFDIACMRSIPNLTIASPMNEIELRNLMYTASLGRGPFVIRYPKGEGVTPQWRQPFEEVPLGRSRLLCDGSDVAVLTFGPVGNAAAAAIRRAAAEGVSAAHIDLRFAKPLDTDRLHATGRKFRRIVTVEDGAIAGGVGSAVLEFMNRNGYAPEIDMLGVSDRFVRQGTQSQLRAICGIDERSIYEAIMKSKQQ, from the coding sequence ATGACAGCTTCGCCGTACAAATATCTTTATCAGGTCGATTCGCCCCGGGACCTTCGACGGCTCTCGCCGGACGAGTTGCGGGCCTACTGCGGCGAGCTGCGGCATTTCATCATCGAGCAGCTTTCGGCCAATCCGGGGCATTTGGGGTCGAGTCTGGGAGTCGTCGAGCTGGCCGCCGCGCTGCACTACGTCTTCGACACGCCGAACGACAAGCTGATCTGGGACGTGGGCCATCAGGCTTATGCCCACAAGATCATCACGGGTCGGCGCGACCGGTTCCTGACGAATCGCAAGCTGAACGGGTTGAGCGGTTTCCCGAGCATGAGCGAAAGCGAGTACGACGCGTTCGGCACGGGACACGCCTCGACTTCGATCTCCGCCGCGCTGGGCATGGCCGCCGCGTCGGCTCTGAGGGGCGAGAAGCGCGAGGTGATCGCCGTGATCGGCGACGGCGCGCTGACCGGAGGACTGGCTTTCGAGGGACTCAACAACGCCGGAGCCGCGAACACCGACCTGCTCGTGATCCTGAACGACAACCGCATGGCGATCGATCCGAACGTCGGGGCGCTGAAGGAGTATCTGCTCAGCATCTCGACGTCGAAGCGTTATAATAAAGTTAAGAACCGCACGTGGACCCATTTGGAGCGGATGCCCCGACTTCGGGGGCTGATCCAGAAGGTGGGCGGAGCGCTGAAGCAGGGTTTCTTACAGCAAAGCAACCTGTTCGAGAGCCTGCACTTCCGCTATTTCGGGCCCGTCGACGGGCACGACGTAGTCCAGCTGACCCGCGTGCTGGGCGATTTGAAGGAGATACCCGGGCCGAAGCTGTTGCATGTGCTGACGGTCAAGGGCAAGGGCTACCGGCCGGCCGAAGAGCACCAGCGGATATGGCATGCGCCGGGCATGTTCAATCCCGAGACCGGGGAGCGGATGCAGCATGCCGAGAGCGGCCGTCCCCCGCTCTATCAGGATGTTTTCGGCGAGACGATTCTGGAGCTCGCGCGGGTCGACGACCGTATCGTCGGCATTACGCCCGCGATGCCTACCGGATGCTCGCTGAATCGGATGATGGCCGAGATGCCGGAGCGTTGCTTCGACGTCGGCATAGCCGAGGGACATGCCGTCACGTTCTCGGCCGGGCTGGCTGCGGCCGGCATGATCCCGTTCTGCAATATCTATTCGTCGTTCATGCAGCGGGCCTACGATAACGTAATCCACGACGTGGCGCTCCAGCATCTGAACGTCGTGATGTGCCTCGACCGGGCAGGGCTGGTCGGCGAAGACGGACCGACGCATCACGGAGTGTTCGACATTGCCTGCATGCGCTCGATTCCGAACCTGACGATCGCCTCGCCGATGAACGAGATCGAGTTGCGGAACCTGATGTACACGGCCTCGCTGGGACGAGGACCGTTCGTGATCCGCTATCCGAAGGGCGAGGGCGTCACGCCGCAATGGCGGCAGCCGTTCGAGGAGGTACCGCTCGGGCGCAGCCGGTTGCTATGCGACGGCTCGGACGTGGCCGTGCTGACGTTCGGTCCGGTCGGAAACGCGGCGGCGGCGGCCATACGCCGCGCCGCGGCCGAAGGCGTGTCGGCCGCCCACATCGACCTGCGTTTCGCCAAGCCGTTGGACACGGACCGTCTGCATGCGACGGGACGGAAATTCCGTCGCATCGTCACGGTCGAGGACGGCGCGATAGCCGGGGGCGTCGGATCGGCCGTGCTCGAGTTCATGAACCGCAACGGCTATGCGCCCGAGATCGACATGCTCGGCGTGTCCGATCGTTTCGTCCGTCAGGGAACCCAGTCGCAGCTCCGCGCAATTTGCGGCATCGACGAGCGAAGCATCTACGAGGCGATTATGAAAAGCAAACAGCAATAA
- the leuS gene encoding leucine--tRNA ligase, translating to MEYDFREIEKKWQKRWAERGTYRVKEDPSRPKYYVLDMFPYPSGAGLHVGHPLGYIASDIYTRYKRLKGFNVLHPMGYDAFGLPAEQYAIQTGQHPAVTTERNIARYREQLDKIGFSFDWDREVRTCDPKYYHWTQWAFLKMFGSYYSYDENRAMPIERLVEAFDRSGTEGLNVACTKELSFTAARWKAMDEAEREGVLQNYRLAFRADTLVNWCPELGTVLANDEVKDGLSVRGGYPVVQKRMKQWLLRVTAYAQRMLDGLDTLEWSDSLKEIQRNWIGRSEGAQIFFGLKGFDEKLEVFTTRADTIFGATFMVLAPEHALVGKIAAPEQREAVERYIEETKKRSERERMADTKRVSGQFTGAYAINPFNGTEIPIYISDYVLAGYGTGAIMAVPAHDSRDYAFAKHFDLPIIPVVEGGDLSVASYDAKAGRMINSDFLTGMDVKEAIPAMIAEVERRGFGSRRVNYRLRDAIFSRQRYWGEPFPIYYKDDIARPLAEDCLPLELPPIENFGPTAEGEPPLARVEGWQTPEGYPYELSTMPGFAGSSAYYLRYMDPHNDSELVSKRANEYWRSVDLYVGGIEHATGHLMYSRFWNMFLYDLGYVCEPEPFRKLVNQGMIQGRSNFVYRVKGTNRFVSLGLKDRYDTQEIHVDVNMVRGDVLDLEAFRRWRPEYADAEFELEDGKYVCGWAIEKMSKSMYNVVNPDQIVRDFGADTLRMYEMFLGPLEQSKPWDTNGIDGVHKFLRRFWRMFFDRDGRPVVTDGEPTADELKVLHKTIKKVTEDIENFSFNTSVSAFMICQNELGALKCTKRAVLEPLAVLIAPFAPHIAEEIWEKLGHEDSVFDARFPEYDERCLIEQSVEYPVSFNGKVRFKKSLPAALSPAEVEAAVLADPAVGKYTEGRTPKKVIVVPGKIVNIVL from the coding sequence ATGGAATACGACTTCAGGGAAATTGAGAAGAAATGGCAGAAACGCTGGGCCGAGCGCGGAACCTACCGGGTGAAGGAAGACCCCTCGCGCCCGAAATACTACGTGCTGGACATGTTCCCCTATCCGTCGGGGGCGGGTCTGCACGTCGGACATCCGCTCGGCTACATCGCTTCGGACATCTATACGCGCTACAAGCGGCTGAAGGGTTTCAACGTGCTGCACCCGATGGGATACGATGCCTTCGGGCTGCCGGCCGAGCAGTACGCGATCCAGACGGGCCAGCATCCGGCCGTCACGACCGAGCGCAACATCGCGCGTTACCGCGAACAGCTCGACAAGATCGGTTTCAGTTTCGACTGGGATCGCGAGGTGCGTACTTGCGACCCGAAATATTACCATTGGACGCAATGGGCCTTTCTGAAAATGTTCGGCAGCTACTATAGCTACGACGAGAACCGGGCCATGCCGATCGAGCGGCTCGTCGAGGCGTTCGACCGATCGGGAACCGAGGGACTGAACGTGGCGTGCACCAAGGAGCTTTCGTTCACGGCTGCCCGGTGGAAAGCGATGGACGAGGCCGAGCGCGAGGGCGTGTTGCAGAACTACCGTCTCGCATTCCGCGCCGACACGCTCGTGAACTGGTGTCCCGAACTGGGAACCGTGCTCGCGAACGACGAGGTGAAGGACGGCCTGTCGGTGCGGGGCGGCTATCCGGTCGTGCAGAAGCGGATGAAGCAGTGGCTGCTGCGCGTGACGGCTTATGCCCAGCGGATGCTCGACGGGCTCGACACCCTCGAATGGAGCGACTCGCTCAAGGAGATCCAGCGCAACTGGATCGGGCGCAGCGAGGGCGCGCAGATATTCTTCGGACTGAAGGGCTTCGACGAGAAGCTCGAGGTGTTCACGACGCGGGCCGATACGATTTTCGGGGCCACTTTCATGGTGCTCGCCCCGGAGCACGCGCTGGTCGGTAAGATCGCCGCGCCGGAGCAGCGCGAGGCGGTCGAGCGCTATATCGAGGAGACGAAAAAACGCTCCGAGCGCGAGCGCATGGCCGACACGAAGCGCGTGAGCGGACAGTTCACCGGAGCCTATGCGATCAATCCGTTCAACGGGACGGAGATACCGATCTATATCAGCGACTACGTGCTGGCGGGCTATGGCACGGGGGCTATCATGGCCGTTCCGGCGCACGACAGCCGCGACTACGCTTTCGCAAAGCATTTCGACCTGCCGATCATTCCGGTCGTCGAGGGGGGCGACCTTTCGGTCGCGTCGTACGATGCCAAAGCGGGCCGGATGATCAACTCCGATTTCCTGACCGGTATGGACGTGAAGGAGGCCATACCGGCGATGATCGCCGAGGTCGAGCGCCGGGGCTTCGGCAGCCGCCGGGTCAACTATCGCCTTCGTGACGCGATTTTCAGCCGCCAGCGGTACTGGGGCGAACCGTTCCCTATTTACTACAAGGACGACATCGCCCGCCCGCTCGCCGAGGACTGCTTGCCGCTCGAGCTTCCCCCGATCGAGAACTTCGGCCCGACGGCCGAGGGCGAGCCGCCGTTGGCGCGCGTCGAGGGATGGCAGACGCCCGAAGGGTATCCGTACGAGCTGAGCACGATGCCCGGTTTCGCCGGATCGTCGGCCTATTACCTGCGCTACATGGACCCGCATAACGACAGCGAACTCGTCTCGAAGCGGGCAAACGAATACTGGCGCAGCGTCGACCTGTACGTCGGGGGCATCGAGCATGCGACGGGACACCTGATGTACTCGCGCTTCTGGAACATGTTCCTGTACGATCTGGGCTATGTCTGCGAGCCGGAGCCGTTCCGCAAGCTCGTCAATCAGGGCATGATCCAAGGCCGGTCGAACTTCGTCTACCGTGTCAAAGGAACGAATCGTTTCGTCTCGCTGGGCCTCAAGGACCGCTACGACACGCAGGAGATTCACGTCGACGTCAACATGGTTCGGGGCGACGTGCTCGATCTGGAGGCGTTCCGCCGCTGGAGGCCCGAGTACGCCGACGCCGAGTTCGAGCTCGAGGACGGCAAGTACGTTTGCGGTTGGGCTATCGAGAAGATGTCGAAGTCGATGTACAACGTCGTGAATCCCGACCAGATCGTCCGCGACTTCGGAGCCGACACGCTGCGCATGTACGAAATGTTCCTCGGACCGCTCGAGCAGAGCAAGCCGTGGGACACGAACGGCATCGACGGCGTGCACAAGTTCCTGCGCCGCTTTTGGCGGATGTTTTTCGACCGCGACGGCCGTCCGGTCGTGACCGACGGCGAGCCGACGGCCGACGAGCTGAAAGTGCTGCACAAAACGATCAAGAAAGTGACCGAGGATATCGAGAACTTTTCGTTCAATACTTCGGTCAGCGCTTTTATGATCTGTCAGAACGAACTCGGCGCGCTGAAGTGCACGAAGCGGGCCGTACTGGAGCCGCTGGCGGTGCTGATCGCTCCGTTCGCTCCGCACATCGCCGAGGAGATATGGGAGAAGCTCGGACACGAAGATTCCGTTTTCGACGCGCGTTTCCCGGAGTACGACGAGCGCTGCCTGATTGAGCAGAGCGTCGAATACCCCGTGTCGTTCAACGGTAAGGTCCGCTTCAAGAAAAGCCTGCCCGCCGCGTTGTCGCCGGCCGAGGTCGAGGCGGCCGTGCTGGCCGACCCGGCCGTCGGCAAATATACCGAAGGCCGGACTCCGAAGAAAGTGATCGTCGTTCCGGGCAAGATCGTCAACATCGTGCTCTGA